In Streptomyces sannanensis, the DNA window ATCTCCTTGCGCTGCGGGTCGCGGTCCAGGCGGAACGCCAGGGCCTTCAGGTTGACCTGCAGGTAGCGCGGGGTCTCGCCCTCGCCGGCGTAGCCACCCTCACGGGCGACCTGGAAGGGGTGCTTGTCGCGGCTGCGCTCGCGGACCGTCACGACGTCGTCGGGGCGGACGCGGAAGGACGGGCGGTCGACCTTCTTGCCGTTGACCTCGATGTGGCCGTGAACGACCATCTGGCGGGCCTGGTAGATGGTGCGGGCGAGGCCCGAACGCAGAACCAGGGCGTCGAGACGGCGCTCGAGCTCGACGACCAGCGCCTCGCCCGTCTTGCCCGTGACCTTCTTCGCGCGGTCGTAGGCGCGGGCCAGCTGCTTCTCGCTGATGTCGTACTGTGCGCGCAGACGCTGCTTCTCGAGCAGACGGACCTTGTAGTCCGAGTTCTGCTTGCGGCCGCGGCCGTGCTCACCCGGCGGGTAGGGGCGGGCCTCGAAGTACTTGACGGCCTTCGGGGTCAGCGCGATGCCGAGGGCACGCGACTTCTTGACCTTGGGGCGGGACTGGTTCGCCATGAACCAAACCTCATCTCGTTCGTATCGGCTTCACCAGGGTTAAGGGAGGTCGCTGACTCGCAGTCGGGGAAACTCGCCACTGTCCGAGCGGGCTCGGACGAGGCGAGCAGCCGCTCCCCTGATCTGGGCACGTATGTGCAGCGCACGAACAGCCCACCTACCTCGGGGATGCCGGGTGGTGGGCGGCCCGCGACACCTTCAACGGTGCGCGACGCTCCTGGAGCGGGCCGCCCGGGGACGGTGCTCCGGCTGGGTGTCCCGCTCTGGTGGGGCCGGACGGATCCGGCACGGGACTCAGCACTTCGGTTCATCCTACCCGGTCAGGAGGACTGCTCCTCGCCGGCCCTGCCCAGGCGCTTCCTGGTCCAGGCGACGGTGTCGGCGTAGCGGGCCTCGGCCCCGTGACGGGTGGGGTGGTAGTAGAGCTTGTTCCGCACGGCTTCCGGGGCGTACTGCTGGGCGGCGATGCCCTCGGGTATGTCGTGCGGATACACATAGCCCTGGGCGTGGCCGAGCTTGGCCGCGCCCTTGTAGTGGCCGTCGCGCAAATGCGGCGGGACCGGGCCGGCCAGGCCGTTCCGCACGTCCTCCATCGCTGCGAAGATCGCTGTGGTGGCGGCATTGGACTTGGGCGCCAGGGCGAGCGCGATGGTGGCGTGGCTGAGGGTGAGGGCCGCCTCGGGGAAGCCGATCAGCGCGACGGCCTGGGCGGCGGCGACGGCGGTCTGCAGGGCCGTCGGGTCGGCGAGACCGATGTCCTCACTGGCGGAGATCATGAGCCGCCTGGCGATGAAGCGGGGGTCCTCCCCCGCCTCGATCATGCGGGCCAGATAGTGCAGCGCGGCGTCCACGTCGGAGCCGCGGATTGACTTGATCAGGGCGCTCGCCACGTCGTAGTGCTGGTCGCCGTCGCGGTCGTATTTCACCGCCGCACGGTCGACGGTCTCCTCGACGGTGCCGAGGGTGATCTCCTTCTCGCCCTTGGCGAGGGCCGCGCCCGCGGCCGCCTCCAGGGCGGTCAGGGCCCGGCGTGCGTCCCCGCCCGCGATGCGCAGCAGATGCCCCTCGGCATCCTCGGGCAGTGTCACCACGCCGCCGAGCCCGCGCTCCTCCGTGAGCGCGCGGCGCAGCAGTCCGCTGAGGTCCTGGTCGGTGAGCGGCTCCAGGGTGAGCAGCAGCGAGCGGGAGAGCAGCGGGGAGATCACCGAGAAGTACGGGTTCTCGGTGGTCGCGGCGATGAGGGTGACCCAGCGGTTCTCCACGGCCGGCAGCAGGGAGTCCTGCTGGGCCTTGCTGAAGCGATGGATCTCGTCGAGGAAGAGAACGGTCTCCTTGCCGAAGCCGCCGGCGGCGCGGCGGGCGCCGTCGATGACGGCCCTCACTTCCTTGACCCCGGCGGTGATCGCGGAGAGCTCGACGAAGCGCTTGTTGGTGGCCTTGCTGACCACGTACGCCAGGGTCGTCTTGCCGATGCCGGGCGGTCCCCAGAGGATCACCGAGGAGGGCCCCGCCGGGCCGCCGCTGCCTTCGCCCACGAGCCGGCGCAGGGGCGACCCCGGCTTCAGCAGATGCCGCTGGCCGACGACCTCGTCAAGGATGCGCGGACGCATCCGTACGGCCAGCGGACTGCTCGCCGGGTCCTTCTCCTGGCGGTCCTCTGCGGCTGCGGTGAACAGATCGGGCTCCACGCAAGCAGCCTAGGGCACCTCACCGACAACGCCGTCCGGCCCGTCAGCCGGTCCAGAAGTCCCACCAGCGGGTCAGGATCAGCATGCCGATGATTCCGGTGTGCACGACCGGAAGCACCCAGGTGAACTCCCCCAGCAGGCTGCGCAACCCGGCCGGGGCGGGCAGCAGGCCCTTGCGGATGTTGAAGGAAGTCACGTACCAGAACATGATGATCGTGGCGACCCAGGCCAGGCAGCACCACAGGCACAGGGCGTTGATGCGGTACAGCGACTGGAACTGCAGCCAGGTGCAGAAGCCGACGCCGAAGAGCGTGCCCGCGTTGAAGGTGAGCCAGTACCAGCGGCGGAAGCGCCCCCCGGCGAGCAGGCTCATGCCGACGCAGATCACGATGCCGTACGCCACCAGGCCGAGCATCGGGTTGGGGAACCCGAAGGCCGAAGCCTGCTCGCTCTCCATGATGCTGCCGCACGCCACGACGGGATTGAGGCTGCACCCGGGCGTGAAGTTCGGGTCCTCCAGCAGCTTGAACTTGTCGAGCGTGATCACCCATGCGGCGAACAGTCCCGCCGCGCCGGTGATCACCAGAAGCCAGGCGAAGGCGCGGCTCGCGCCGACGGTCCCTCCGGTACTCACCTGCTCCCGGTCGGGGGAGTCGTCGTCAACCACGGGAGTCGTATCCGTCATCACGCGGCTCATTGTGCCGCACCTTCCTCCGGGTCCGCCGTCCGGTGGGGACAATCAAGCCGGAGGGCCCGTACGTGATGGCGTACGGGCCCTCCGTCCAGGTCTCAGGCGAGCCGTGCCCGCAGCTCCTTGACGATCGCGTCCAGAGCGACCGGGGACTGCTCTCCGCTCTCCAGGTCCTTGAGCTGGACCACGCCCTCGGCCAAGTCCCGCTCGCCCGCGACGACCGCGTACCGGGCACCCGAGCGGTTGGCCGACTTCATCGCGCCCTTCAGACCGCGGCCGCCGTAGGAGAAGTCCGTGGCGATGCCCGCCCGGCGCAGCTCGGTCACCTTGGTGAACAGCACACGCCGCGCCTCGTCACCCAGCGGCACCGCGAAGACACTGGTCGCGGCGGGGATGTCGAGCTCGACGCCCTCGGCCTCCAGGGCCAGGACCGTACGGTCCACGCCGAGCGCCCAGCCGACCGACGGCAGCGCCGGGCCGCCGATCATCTCCGACAGGCCGTCGTAGCGGCCGCCGCCGCCGACCGCGGACTGCGAGCCCAGACCGTCGTGGACGAACTCGAAGGTCGTACGGGTGTAGTAGTCCAGGCCGCGGACCAGCTTCGGGTCGTCCTCGAAGGCCACGCCCTCGGCCGTGAGCAGCTCACGGACCTCCGCGTGGTAGGCGGCACACGCCTCGCACAGGTGGTCGCGCAGCAGCGGCGCGCCCACGAGCTGCTTCTGGACGTCCGCGCGCTTGTCGTCGAGGACCCGCAGCGGGTTGATGTCGATACGGCGCCGGGTCTCCTCGTCCAGATCGAGCCCGCGCAGGAACTCCTGGAGCGCGGCACGGTAGGCCGGGCGGCACTCCTTGTCTCCGAGCGAGTTCAGCAGGATGCGGAAGTCCGACAGGCCCAGCGAGCGGTACGCGTCATTGGCCAGGATGATCAGCTCGGCGTCCAGCGCCGGATCCTCGGCGCCGATCGCCTCCGCGCCGACCTGCGAGAAGTGCCGGTAGCGGCCCTTCTGCGGGCGCTCATAGCGGTAGTACGAGCCGGAGTACCACAGCTTGACGGGGAGGTTGCCGGCCTTGTGGAGGTTGGCCTCCAGCGCGGCGCGCAGCACGGACGCGGTGCCCTCGGGGCGCAGCGCGAGCTCGTCGCCGCCCTTGGTGGTGAGGGTGTACATCTCCTTGGTCACGATGTCGGTGGACTCACCGACACCGCGCGCGAACAGCTCGACGTTCTCGAAGCCGGGCGTTTCGATGTAGCCGTAGCCGGAGCGCTTCAGCGGCGCGGAGATCGCGTCGCGCACGGCCAGGAACTTGGCACTGTCCGGCGGAATCAGGTCGTACGTGCCCTTGGGGGCCTGGAAGGCAGTCACGGAAGTCTCTCGTCACATTCCTCGTCGTGGAGCGGCGCTCGCGCCGTCTCCGAGGCCGGCGGCCACCTGCCGCAGATACGGGTTGGTGGCGCGCTCACGGCCGATGGTCGTGTGCTCGTTGTGACCGGGCAGCACCACGGTCGAGTCGTCGAGCGGCAGGCACACGCGTGCCAGCGACTCGAGCATCTCGGCCATGTCGCCGCCGGGAAGGTCGGTGCGTCCGATGGAGCCGGCAAAGAGCAGGTCGCCCGAGAAGAGAAGCGGCGGACACCCCTGATTCTGTGGAGTGGCCGCGGCCTCGGGCAGCCCGAAGGTCACCGACCCCTTGGTATGGCCGGGCGCATGCGACACGGTCAGCTCGAGACCGGCCAGCTTCAGCGTGGCGCCGTCGGTCAGCTCATGCACGTCGCTCGGTTCGCCGACGGTGAGCTCGCCCATGAGCTGGGTCCCGAAGGAACGGCCGAGGGCCTTCTCCGGGTCGCTCATCATGTACCGGTCGGCGGGGTGGATCCACGCCGGTACGTCATGGGCTCCGCACACCGGAACGACGGATGCCACATGGTCGATGTGGCCATGGGTGAGAACGACAGCGACGGGCTTGAGCCGATGCTTCCTGAGCGCTTCCTCGACTCCCTGGGTGGCCTGGTGGCCCGGGTCGATGATCACGCACTCCTCGCCAGCGGCGGGGGCGACCAGGTAACAATTGGTGCCCCAGGCCCCGGCGGGGAACCCGGCAATGAGCACGATCGTCCTTAATTCTTGTCCGACGGGTGTTGCAGCAGATCAGAGCCTACCGGCGCTGAGACGCTCACAGCGAACCCGTATACGGTACGGGGCACACCAAGCACACCCTCGAAGCACTGCACAAGGAGACGACCCGGTGGTCACGAGCGATCAGCGGCGGCGGCAGCTCGCCAGGGAGAAGTTCGAGCGTCAGCAGAAGCGCCGCGAGGAGGCCCGGCGCCAGGCGAGGCGCCGCAACACGATCATCGCGTCGGGCCTGGCCGTGGTGCTGGCCGCGGGCGGCGCGGTCTACGCGTCCGTGGCTCTGAGCGACGACAACTCGGGCTCCGACGCCTCCGCCTCGCAGAACCCCACGCCGTCCGCGAGCAAGGGCAGCGCCGAACCGGCCATGTCGATCGACAAGAAGGCGAAGTACACCTTCTCGCTCACGACCGACCGCGGTGCCATCTCCATCGCCATGGACGCCGCGAAGACCCCGCACACGGTCAACTCCTTCAAGTCGCTCGCGGACAAGGGGTACTTCGACGGGACGAAATGCCACCGGCTCACCACCGCCGGCATCTTCGTGCTCCAGTGCGGCGACCCGAAGGGTGACGGCACCGGCGACCCCGGCTACACCATCCCGGACGAGAACCTGGACGGGCTCGGCAAGGCCGGCACGGACGGCACGGTGACCTACCCGACCGGCACCGTGGCCATGGCGAACACCGGCCAGCCGCACTCCGGCGGCAGCCAGTTCTTCCTGGTCTACAAGGACAGCAAGCTGCCCCCGGGCTACACCCCCTTCGGCACCATCGACGCCGCCGGCCTCAAGACCGTGCAGGACGTCGCCAAGGCCGGCGTGGAGGGCGGCGGACAGGACGGCGCGCCCAAGACGGCCGTCACCATCGAGAAGGCCGCAGTCAGCAAGGTGTGAACCGGCGAAGTTCGGCCGCGCTGAGTGCGGACAGCCGGGCGGCCGGTCGCCTAGATTGGCGTTGTGCAGGGCGGGCGCTGCCCGCCCGAGGAAACTGTGGACGATGCCCAGGGGCCGAACCCCCTCGCAGGCATCAGGTGGAGGAGGCGCTGTGAGCAGCGACCCGTGGGGCCGTGTCGACGAGACGGGCACCGTGTATGTGCGTACTGCCGATGGCGAGCAAGTCGTCGGCTCGTGGCAGGCGGGCACTCCCGAGGAGGCCCTGGCCTACTTCGAGCGCAAGTACGAGGGCCTGGTTGTCGAGATCGGCCTCCTCGAGCGGCGGGTGAAGACCACCGATCTGTCGGCCAAGGACGCCCTGACCGCGATCGAGCACCTGCGCACTCAGGTCGACGAGCACCATGCCGTCGGTGACCTCGACGCGCTGCGCAAGCGGCTCGACGAGCTGGTCGCGACGGTCGAGTCGCGCCGCGAGGAGCGCAAGGCGCAGAAGGCGAAGCAGGCCGACGAGGCGAAGCACGCCAAGGAGGCTTTGGTCGCCGAGGCAGAGGAGCTGGCACGGAGCGAGCAGTGGCGGGCCGCCGGCGAGCGGCTGCGCGCTCTGGTGGACATCTGGAAGGGCCTGCCCCGGCTCGACCGGAAGTCCGACGACGAGCTGTGGCACCGCTTCTCCCACGCCCGTTCCGCGTTCTCCAAGCGCCGAAAGGCGCACTTCGCCTCGCTGGACGCACAGCGTGAGGATGCCCGCAAGATCAAGGAGCGGCTGGTCGCCGAGGCCGAGTCGCTGTCCGGATCGACCGAGTGGGGTCCGACCGCCGCGCGTTACCGCGATCTGATGGCGGAGTGGAAGGCCGCGGGCCGCGCCCAGCGCGAGGCCGAGGACGAACTGTGGAACCGCTTCCGCGGAGCCCAGGACGTCTTCTTCGCGGCGCGCGGCAAGGTCTTCGAGGAGCGCGATGCCGAGCAGGCCGAGAACCTCAAGCTCAAGGAGGAGCTCGCCGCCGAGGCCGAGCAGCTGGTGCCGGTGACGGACCTGAAGGCGGCCCGTGCCGCGTTCCGGGGCATCAACGAGCGCTGGGAGGTCATCGGACACGTCCCGCGTGACGCGCGCCCGAAGGTCGAGGGCCGGATGCACGCCGTCGAGCGGGCGATCCAGGAGGCCGAGGAGGCCGAGTGGCGCCGTACCAACCCGGAGGCCCGTGCCCGGGCGGCGGGCCTGACCGGCCAGCTCCAGGCAGCCGTCGACAAGCTGCGTGAGCAGATCGACGCGGCGCGCGCGGCGGGCAACAACGCGAAGGCGGACAAGCTCGCGAAGGAGCTCGAGGGCCGGCAGGCCCTGCTGGACCAGGCCCTGAAGGGCCTGGAGGAGTTCGGCGGCTGAGCAATGCTCCGCCGGCGCGGCTGACCGTGAAGGGGCTCCCGTACGGGTCGTACGGGAGCCCCTTCCGCGTTCCGGTGCCGGGCCGGAAGCCTGTGCTCTCCACGCGGTGGGCCGGAGTGTCCGTCCTCGATCGCCGGACAGGCTGGAGTTGACCGGCGCTGCGAAGCTGACGTCTTCCGGGCCCGCGCCCGCGACTCAATCGCCGGACGGGGTCGTGTGAGCCCGTCCGGCGATTGAGGCCAACGCCCGAAGGGCGTAGGGGGTTTGGCCCGCAGTCCCGGTTCGGGAAGGGGCAGGGCGGGGGAACGACCCCCGCTACGGCCTGCGTGCCGACGTCACCCGGTACACGTCGTACACGCCCTCCACGCCCCGTACCGCCTTGAGCACATGGCCCAGGTGCTTGGGGTCGCCCATCTCGAAGGTGAACCGCGAGGTGGCGACCCGGTCGCGGGACGTCTGGACGGCCGCGGACAGGATGTTGACGTGCTGGTCGGACAGGACGCGCGTGACGTCCGACAGCAGCCGGGACCGGTCCAGCGCCTCGACCTGGATGGCGACCAGGAAGACCGAGGACTGGGTGGGCGCCCACTCGACGTCGAGGATCCGTTCCGGCTGCTGCGAGAGCGAGTCGACGTTGACGCAGTCCGCCCGGTGCACGGAGACACCGCTGCCGCGGGTGACGAAGCCGATGATGGGGTCGCCCGGCACCGGCGTACAGCAGCGGGCCAACTTGACCCAGACGTCGTCGACGCCCTTGACGACGACACCCGGGTCGGCGTTGGCGCGCCGCTTGCGACCGCGGCCGCGGGCCGGCGGCGCCGTCTCGGCGATGTCCTCGGTGGCGGCCTCCTCGCCGCCGAGGGCCTGCACCAGCTTCTGCACGACACCCTGCGCGGCCACATGGCCCTCGCCGATCGCGGCATACAGCGACGAGATGTCGGGATAGCGCATCTCGTGCGCGAGCGTCACCAGCGAGTCGCCGGTGAGGATGCGCTGGATCGGCAGGTTCTGCTTGCGCATGGCGCGCGCGATCGCGTCCTTGCCCTGCTCGATCGCCTCGTCGCGGCGCTCCTTGGAGAACCAGGCACGGATCTTGTTGCGCGCCCGCGGCGACTTGACGAAGCCGAGCCAGTCGCGGGACGGACCGGCGCCCGGCGCCTTGGAGGTGAAGACCTCCACCAAGTCGCCGTTGTCCAGGGTGGATTCGAGCGGTACGAGCCGCCCGTTGACCCGTGCCCCTATGGTGCGGTGGCCGACCTCGGTGTGCACGGCGTAGGCAAAGTCGACCGGGGTGGCACCCGCGGGGAGCGCGATGACATCGCCCTTGGGCGTGAAGACGAAGACCTCGTTGCGGGACAGGTCGAAGCGCAGTGACTCCAGGAACTCGCCGGGGTCCTCCGTCTCCTTCTGCCAGTCCAGCAACTGCCGCAGCCAGGCCATGTCGTTGACGGTGTCCTGGCCCGCGCTGCCCTTCGCCGCCTTGGGCACATCGGTGCGCACCTTGGAGGCGCCGGCGACGGTCTCCTGCTTGTACTTCCAGTGGGCGGCGATGCCGTACTCGGCGCGGCGGTGCATGTCGAACGTACGGATCTGGAGTTCGACAGGCTTGCCGTTGGGGCCGATGACCGTCGTGTGCAGCGACTGGTACATGTTGAACTTGGGCATCGCGATGTAGTCCTTGAACCGCCCCGGGACCGGGTTCCACCGGGCGTGGACGGTGCCGAGTGCCGCGTAGCAGTCGCGGACGGTGTCGACGAGGACACGGATGCCCACCAGGTCGTAGATCTCCGCGAAGTCACGGCCGCGGACGATCATCTTCTGGTAGACGCTGTAGTAGTGCTTGGGCCTGCCGGTGACGGTGGCCTTGATCCGGGCGGCGCGCAGATCGGCCTGGACCTCGTCGGTCACTATGGCCAGGTACTCGTCGCGTTTGGGGGCCCGCTCGGCGACGAGACGCACGATCTCGTCGTACATCTTGGGGTAGAGGATCGCGAAGGCGAGGTCCTCCAGCTCCCACTTGATGGTGTTCATGCCCAGCCGGTGCGCCAGCGGAGCGTAGATCTCCAGCGTCTCGCGGGCCTTCTTCTCCTGCTTCTCCCGCTTGAGATAGCGCATGGTGCGCATGTTGTGCAGGCGGTCGGCCAGCTTGATGACCAGGACGCGCGGGTCCTTGGCCATGGCGACGACCATCTTGCGCACGGTCTCGGCCTGTGCGGCCTCACCGAACTTGACCTTGTCCAGCTTGGTGACGCCGTCGACGAGCAGCGCGACCTGGTCGCCGAAGTCGCGGCGCAGGGTGTCCAGGCCGTACTCGGTGTCCTCGACCGTGTCATGCAGCAGCCCCGCCATCAGCGTCGCCGGGTCCATGCCGAGCTCGGCGAGAATCGTGGTCACAGCGAGCGGGTGGGTGATGTAGGGGTCGCCGCTCTTGCGCTTCTGGCCGCGGTGCCAGCGCTCGGCGACCTGGTAGGCCCGTTCGATCTGGCGCAGAGTGGCCGTCTCGATCTTGGGGTCGTTGCCGCGGACTATCCGCAGCAGAGGCTCGAGCACCGGGTTGTACGTGCTGGAGCGCTGCACGCCGAGCCGTGCGAGCCGGGCCCTGACACGATTGGAGGACGCGCCGGGGCGCAGCACGGGCACCGGAGCCGGCTTGGGGTCGGAGGCCGGCACGGGCTTCCGGTCCCGCTGCGACGCCGCGGGCTTGGGCGGGTCCGCGGGCTGCTTCTGGGGCGCAGCCGCAGGCGTCGCAGCCTGTGCGGCCTTCCGGTCGGGCTGCGAGAGTGGCTGGGGCTCGTCGGGCAAGAGCGCTCCTCATGCGGATCCGGGTCCCCCGGTCAGGCCCGGGAACCCATGGTATCGATCCTGGGCCCCCGGGCTCTCCCTGGGCCGGTGGGACCCCTGCGGAGGAGCCGCATGTCGATACCGTACACAGGGCTGAAACGCACGGGACGGGTGCCGGATTCCTCCGTGCACCCGTCCCGCCGCCGTGGCGCAGCGATGCCAGGCTCAGATGGTGATCAGAGCCTCCAGCGGAGCGCCGCGCAGTGCGGTCTTCAGACGGTCGCGGCCGGACAGGAAAGCGAGTTCC includes these proteins:
- a CDS encoding vitamin K epoxide reductase family protein; the encoded protein is MTDTTPVVDDDSPDREQVSTGGTVGASRAFAWLLVITGAAGLFAAWVITLDKFKLLEDPNFTPGCSLNPVVACGSIMESEQASAFGFPNPMLGLVAYGIVICVGMSLLAGGRFRRWYWLTFNAGTLFGVGFCTWLQFQSLYRINALCLWCCLAWVATIIMFWYVTSFNIRKGLLPAPAGLRSLLGEFTWVLPVVHTGIIGMLILTRWWDFWTG
- a CDS encoding peptidylprolyl isomerase; protein product: MVTSDQRRRQLAREKFERQQKRREEARRQARRRNTIIASGLAVVLAAGGAVYASVALSDDNSGSDASASQNPTPSASKGSAEPAMSIDKKAKYTFSLTTDRGAISIAMDAAKTPHTVNSFKSLADKGYFDGTKCHRLTTAGIFVLQCGDPKGDGTGDPGYTIPDENLDGLGKAGTDGTVTYPTGTVAMANTGQPHSGGSQFFLVYKDSKLPPGYTPFGTIDAAGLKTVQDVAKAGVEGGGQDGAPKTAVTIEKAAVSKV
- a CDS encoding bifunctional (p)ppGpp synthetase/guanosine-3',5'-bis(diphosphate) 3'-pyrophosphohydrolase — translated: MPDEPQPLSQPDRKAAQAATPAAAPQKQPADPPKPAASQRDRKPVPASDPKPAPVPVLRPGASSNRVRARLARLGVQRSSTYNPVLEPLLRIVRGNDPKIETATLRQIERAYQVAERWHRGQKRKSGDPYITHPLAVTTILAELGMDPATLMAGLLHDTVEDTEYGLDTLRRDFGDQVALLVDGVTKLDKVKFGEAAQAETVRKMVVAMAKDPRVLVIKLADRLHNMRTMRYLKREKQEKKARETLEIYAPLAHRLGMNTIKWELEDLAFAILYPKMYDEIVRLVAERAPKRDEYLAIVTDEVQADLRAARIKATVTGRPKHYYSVYQKMIVRGRDFAEIYDLVGIRVLVDTVRDCYAALGTVHARWNPVPGRFKDYIAMPKFNMYQSLHTTVIGPNGKPVELQIRTFDMHRRAEYGIAAHWKYKQETVAGASKVRTDVPKAAKGSAGQDTVNDMAWLRQLLDWQKETEDPGEFLESLRFDLSRNEVFVFTPKGDVIALPAGATPVDFAYAVHTEVGHRTIGARVNGRLVPLESTLDNGDLVEVFTSKAPGAGPSRDWLGFVKSPRARNKIRAWFSKERRDEAIEQGKDAIARAMRKQNLPIQRILTGDSLVTLAHEMRYPDISSLYAAIGEGHVAAQGVVQKLVQALGGEEAATEDIAETAPPARGRGRKRRANADPGVVVKGVDDVWVKLARCCTPVPGDPIIGFVTRGSGVSVHRADCVNVDSLSQQPERILDVEWAPTQSSVFLVAIQVEALDRSRLLSDVTRVLSDQHVNILSAAVQTSRDRVATSRFTFEMGDPKHLGHVLKAVRGVEGVYDVYRVTSARRP
- the hisS gene encoding histidine--tRNA ligase, with translation MTAFQAPKGTYDLIPPDSAKFLAVRDAISAPLKRSGYGYIETPGFENVELFARGVGESTDIVTKEMYTLTTKGGDELALRPEGTASVLRAALEANLHKAGNLPVKLWYSGSYYRYERPQKGRYRHFSQVGAEAIGAEDPALDAELIILANDAYRSLGLSDFRILLNSLGDKECRPAYRAALQEFLRGLDLDEETRRRIDINPLRVLDDKRADVQKQLVGAPLLRDHLCEACAAYHAEVRELLTAEGVAFEDDPKLVRGLDYYTRTTFEFVHDGLGSQSAVGGGGRYDGLSEMIGGPALPSVGWALGVDRTVLALEAEGVELDIPAATSVFAVPLGDEARRVLFTKVTELRRAGIATDFSYGGRGLKGAMKSANRSGARYAVVAGERDLAEGVVQLKDLESGEQSPVALDAIVKELRARLA
- a CDS encoding MBL fold metallo-hydrolase; this encodes MLIAGFPAGAWGTNCYLVAPAAGEECVIIDPGHQATQGVEEALRKHRLKPVAVVLTHGHIDHVASVVPVCGAHDVPAWIHPADRYMMSDPEKALGRSFGTQLMGELTVGEPSDVHELTDGATLKLAGLELTVSHAPGHTKGSVTFGLPEAAATPQNQGCPPLLFSGDLLFAGSIGRTDLPGGDMAEMLESLARVCLPLDDSTVVLPGHNEHTTIGRERATNPYLRQVAAGLGDGASAAPRRGM
- a CDS encoding replication-associated recombination protein A; translation: MEPDLFTAAAEDRQEKDPASSPLAVRMRPRILDEVVGQRHLLKPGSPLRRLVGEGSGGPAGPSSVILWGPPGIGKTTLAYVVSKATNKRFVELSAITAGVKEVRAVIDGARRAAGGFGKETVLFLDEIHRFSKAQQDSLLPAVENRWVTLIAATTENPYFSVISPLLSRSLLLTLEPLTDQDLSGLLRRALTEERGLGGVVTLPEDAEGHLLRIAGGDARRALTALEAAAGAALAKGEKEITLGTVEETVDRAAVKYDRDGDQHYDVASALIKSIRGSDVDAALHYLARMIEAGEDPRFIARRLMISASEDIGLADPTALQTAVAAAQAVALIGFPEAALTLSHATIALALAPKSNAATTAIFAAMEDVRNGLAGPVPPHLRDGHYKGAAKLGHAQGYVYPHDIPEGIAAQQYAPEAVRNKLYYHPTRHGAEARYADTVAWTRKRLGRAGEEQSS
- the rpsD gene encoding 30S ribosomal protein S4; the protein is MANQSRPKVKKSRALGIALTPKAVKYFEARPYPPGEHGRGRKQNSDYKVRLLEKQRLRAQYDISEKQLARAYDRAKKVTGKTGEALVVELERRLDALVLRSGLARTIYQARQMVVHGHIEVNGKKVDRPSFRVRPDDVVTVRERSRDKHPFQVAREGGYAGEGETPRYLQVNLKALAFRLDRDPQRKEIPVICDEQLVVEYYAR
- a CDS encoding DUF349 domain-containing protein, which gives rise to MSSDPWGRVDETGTVYVRTADGEQVVGSWQAGTPEEALAYFERKYEGLVVEIGLLERRVKTTDLSAKDALTAIEHLRTQVDEHHAVGDLDALRKRLDELVATVESRREERKAQKAKQADEAKHAKEALVAEAEELARSEQWRAAGERLRALVDIWKGLPRLDRKSDDELWHRFSHARSAFSKRRKAHFASLDAQREDARKIKERLVAEAESLSGSTEWGPTAARYRDLMAEWKAAGRAQREAEDELWNRFRGAQDVFFAARGKVFEERDAEQAENLKLKEELAAEAEQLVPVTDLKAARAAFRGINERWEVIGHVPRDARPKVEGRMHAVERAIQEAEEAEWRRTNPEARARAAGLTGQLQAAVDKLREQIDAARAAGNNAKADKLAKELEGRQALLDQALKGLEEFGG